A region from the Drosophila takahashii strain IR98-3 E-12201 chromosome 2L, DtakHiC1v2, whole genome shotgun sequence genome encodes:
- the scw gene encoding protein screw, producing the protein MFNLFIITSLLYLVDGTSYLTTNSHIEMPIYQKRPLSEQMEMIDILDLGDRPRRQAQPNIHNSASKFLLEVYNEISEDQEPQEVLHQRHKRSLDDDILISEEDRQEIASCNSIVTFSSRVKAEELDNELDMHITFNANDVPVDLSLVQAMLRIYKQPSLVESRENFTVSVYRKLDNRQDFSYRILGSVNTTSNQRGWLEINLTQTLRMWLANSKGLPRRNELRISIGDSQLSTFAAGLVAPQATRSSLEPFIVGYFNGPELLVKIQKLRFKRELEKRRSGLPQTPPPPPLPVDLYRPPQSCERLNFTVDFKDLQMHNWVIAPKKFEAYFCGGGCNFPLGTKMNATNHAIVQTLMHLKQPHLPKPCCVPTVLGAITILRYINDDNIDLTKYQNAVAKECGCH; encoded by the coding sequence ATGTTTAACCTTTTCATAATAACCAGCCTGCTATATCTTGTGGATGGCACATCCTATTTGACCACCAATAGCCACATCGAGATGCCAATATACCAGAAACGCCCTTTGAGCGAACAAATGGAGATGATTGATATCCTGGATTTGGGTGACCGACCGAGACGACAGGCGCAGCCCAATATACACAATTCGGCTTCGAAATTCCTGCTGGAAGTGTACAATGAGATTAGCGAGGACCAGGAACCCCAAGAAGTTCTGCATCAACGCCACAAACGCTCTCTGGACGATGACATACTGATTTCCGAAGAGGATCGACAGGAGATTGCCAGTTGCAATAGCATCGTAACCTTTTCGAGTCGAGTTAAGGCCGAGGAACTCGACAACGAGCTGGACATGCACATAACCTTCAATGCCAACGATGTGCCAGTGGATCTGAGTTTGGTTCAGGCCATGCTCAGGATATACAAACAGCCCAGTTTGGTCGAAAGCAGGGAGAACTTCACGGTGTCTGTGTACCGAAAACTGGACAATCGTCAGGATTTTAGCTACCGCATCTTGGGCTCCGTGAACACCACATCCAATCAGCGTGGCTGGTTGGAAATCAATTTGACACAAACTCTGAGGATGTGGTTGGCCAACAGTAAGGGTTTGCCGCGGCGAAATGAGTTAAGGATATCCATCGGCGACTCCCAACTGAGCACGTTCGCCGCCGGACTGGTGGCTCCGCAGGCCACTCGCTCCAGTTTGGAACCCTTCATCGTGGGCTACTTCAATGGCCCAGAGCTCTTGGTCAAAATACAGAAGCTTCGTTTCAAGAGGGAACTGGAGAAGCGAAGAAGCGGTCTACCACAgactcctcctccgccgccactACCAGTGGACTTGTACAGACCACCGCAGTCCTGCGAGCGCCTCAATTTCACCGTCGACTTCAAGGATCTGCAGATGCACAACTGGGTGATTGCCCCGAAAAAGTTTGAGGCTTACTtctgcggcggcggctgcaACTTCCCGCTGGGCACCAAAATGAATGCCACTAACCACGCCATCGTCCAAACCCTGATGCATCTCAAGCAGCCGCATCTGCCCAAGCCCTGCTGCGTGCCCACAGTTCTGGGGGCCATCACCATTCTGAGGTACATCAACGATGACAACATCGATCTGACCAAATACCAAAATGCGGTGGCCAAGGAGTGCGGCTGCCATTAG